Proteins from a single region of Corynebacterium casei LMG S-19264:
- a CDS encoding class I SAM-dependent methyltransferase, with protein sequence MAAHQHLSSIDAQAWPGIATYPSGLITAVRARRAEAEFAKACSNAGLSLEVEPDLVVHHDALFARIAHSGWLGVAESYMAGEWSTPDSSTLVKVLTRLLGVGYNPATNQVPLSESFGGELPGDLVNLYSGDGLSHHGGLFTSGVSTTVRESWPSFTRGAGAKKPHFVDVTTVHEPDDTVDREDLADAQRRWATELCDLTKTNVGTHMLIYPASGAQVAVQAAARRATVDIASADDAHLKFLNDQLVLEGVDDSVACLALNEGIPNRTELKSRYEAIVSIEKLEALGPKQRQAFVEALSRLLVGTGRAVLQSMVTTETMSKAAYSALQPLRAYIWPGMELPSVEDVHKLLERHSGLRVVEHLHLGTHYKASLQYERSFFDGRLREAAAAGFDQVFRRLWTYQFALREALLALGMIDSVAFVATHRHRGGRR encoded by the coding sequence ATGGCCGCACACCAACACTTGTCTAGCATTGATGCGCAAGCATGGCCGGGAATCGCCACGTACCCCAGCGGGCTCATCACCGCAGTTAGGGCTCGTCGTGCGGAAGCCGAATTCGCCAAAGCGTGCTCCAATGCTGGACTTTCGTTGGAAGTTGAGCCCGATCTGGTCGTCCATCATGATGCGTTGTTCGCGCGAATTGCGCACAGTGGATGGCTGGGCGTCGCGGAATCGTATATGGCCGGGGAGTGGTCCACGCCGGATTCTTCGACTTTGGTAAAAGTTCTCACACGCCTGCTCGGTGTGGGCTACAACCCGGCTACAAACCAGGTTCCGCTCTCAGAGTCTTTTGGTGGGGAGCTGCCCGGAGATCTGGTCAATCTGTATTCGGGTGACGGGCTAAGCCACCATGGCGGGCTGTTTACGTCTGGTGTTTCCACCACCGTGCGGGAGTCTTGGCCGTCCTTCACGCGCGGTGCGGGTGCAAAGAAGCCGCATTTTGTGGATGTCACCACCGTGCATGAGCCCGATGACACCGTTGACCGGGAGGACCTCGCTGACGCGCAGCGCCGCTGGGCAACTGAGTTGTGTGACCTAACGAAGACAAACGTGGGCACGCACATGCTGATTTACCCGGCATCTGGCGCACAGGTTGCAGTTCAGGCTGCGGCTCGCCGCGCGACGGTTGATATTGCATCGGCTGACGATGCCCACTTGAAGTTCCTCAATGACCAATTGGTCTTGGAGGGCGTTGATGATTCAGTGGCCTGTCTTGCGCTGAATGAAGGAATTCCGAACCGTACTGAGTTGAAGAGTCGTTATGAGGCGATAGTGAGCATCGAAAAGCTCGAAGCTCTGGGCCCCAAGCAACGTCAAGCATTTGTGGAAGCCTTAAGCCGCTTGCTGGTGGGCACGGGCCGCGCGGTCCTGCAATCGATGGTGACTACCGAAACGATGTCAAAAGCTGCCTATTCTGCGCTGCAGCCCCTGCGCGCGTACATCTGGCCGGGCATGGAACTGCCCAGCGTGGAAGACGTACACAAGTTGCTCGAACGCCACTCTGGCCTGCGCGTTGTGGAACATCTGCACCTGGGCACGCACTACAAGGCTTCCTTGCAGTATGAACGGTCCTTTTTTGATGGCCGTCTGCGTGAGGCCGCTGCGGCCGGCTTCGACCAAGTATTTCGCCGGCTGTGGACATATCAATTTGCGCTGCGTGAAGCACTGCTGGCCCTGGGTATGATTGATTCCGTGGCCTTCGTTGCCACCCACCGCCACCGGGGTGGGCGAAGGTAA
- a CDS encoding class I SAM-dependent DNA methyltransferase encodes MATWKEITEADPSHSHNYARRWKVLEAEGKDIHGEARTADAMLERGSKVLDAGCGTGRVGGYLARQGHNVLGMDIDPILIDYAREEHPDVRWEVGDLTNDEIPDNGFDLAISAGNVMGFLAQDGREAALRNIFNALEPGGRFVVGFGEGRGWSFDEFLALVEKVGFRIDFKFSSWDMNTFSANSTFLVAVLSRPGSSLLG; translated from the coding sequence ATGGCAACCTGGAAAGAAATCACGGAAGCAGATCCTTCCCACTCCCATAACTACGCCCGCCGCTGGAAAGTCTTGGAAGCAGAAGGAAAAGACATTCACGGCGAGGCTCGCACTGCAGACGCCATGCTGGAGCGCGGGTCCAAGGTATTAGACGCTGGCTGTGGTACCGGCCGTGTCGGTGGATATTTGGCGCGGCAAGGCCACAATGTGCTGGGCATGGATATTGACCCAATCTTGATTGATTATGCGCGCGAAGAACACCCCGATGTGCGCTGGGAAGTGGGGGACCTCACGAACGATGAGATCCCGGACAACGGCTTCGATCTAGCTATCTCCGCCGGCAATGTCATGGGCTTTCTCGCCCAAGACGGCCGCGAAGCAGCGCTGCGCAATATCTTCAACGCACTTGAGCCCGGCGGCCGCTTCGTCGTCGGTTTCGGCGAAGGCCGTGGCTGGAGCTTTGATGAATTCCTCGCACTCGTAGAAAAGGTCGGTTTCCGCATCGACTTCAAGTTCTCATCGTGGGACATGAATACCTTTAGCGCGAACTCGACTTTCTTGGTGGCGGTACTGTCACGCCCGGGTAGCTCGCTCCTGGGTTAA
- a CDS encoding DEAD/DEAH box helicase, with the protein MTTFADLGLPRPIISVLAKQGITSPFPIQEAAIPDALAGKDILGRGPTGSGKTFTFGLPMISRLASSGASKPGRPRGLVLAPTRELAIQIQERLDEPANAMGLRVLSVVGGVNINNHIRKLARPVDILVATPGRAQDLVNQRKLSLADVSLTALDEADQMADMGFLPQVKKLLDLTPNDGQRLLFSATLDGDVNKLVNRFMHDPITHSTAPVQAAVDTMKHYLFFVGERDDRNKVVTRIGARDGKTIMFMRTKHGVDRQAKKLRRAGIPAMGLHGDKGQNTRTTTLQGFADGSVSVLVATDIAARGIDVHDVSLVVHVDPPAEHKAYLHRAGRTARAGEAGTVVTLVMDAQRDEVDKLIAKAGVDAQSIDLTNDASPAHNRTLAAITGAQAPTGVALPEPGQQQQKKSSKPKAAKPRSGGGRGGASRGGSSRGGATLSGKRGNTPRGKGSKAGGGASSSNKPSRSNNSRRRSW; encoded by the coding sequence ATGACTACTTTTGCCGATCTTGGCTTGCCCCGCCCCATTATTTCTGTCCTAGCTAAGCAGGGCATCACCTCGCCGTTTCCTATCCAGGAGGCGGCGATTCCTGATGCTCTCGCCGGAAAGGACATCCTCGGCCGCGGCCCCACAGGTTCCGGTAAGACCTTCACATTTGGCTTGCCGATGATCTCCCGGCTCGCCAGCTCCGGCGCCTCCAAGCCAGGCCGCCCCCGCGGCTTGGTGCTGGCGCCAACCCGCGAGCTAGCTATTCAAATCCAGGAACGCCTGGATGAGCCCGCTAATGCGATGGGCCTACGCGTTCTTTCTGTGGTTGGTGGTGTCAACATCAACAACCACATCCGCAAGCTTGCTCGTCCAGTGGACATTCTGGTGGCCACCCCGGGCCGTGCCCAGGATCTAGTGAATCAGCGCAAGCTTTCCTTGGCTGATGTTTCGCTCACCGCCCTTGATGAGGCGGATCAGATGGCTGACATGGGCTTTTTGCCACAAGTGAAGAAGCTTCTGGATCTCACCCCCAACGATGGCCAGCGTCTGCTGTTTTCCGCCACGCTTGATGGAGACGTAAACAAGCTGGTCAACCGCTTCATGCACGATCCAATCACGCACTCGACCGCGCCAGTTCAGGCCGCCGTGGACACTATGAAGCACTACCTGTTTTTCGTCGGTGAGCGCGATGACCGCAACAAGGTTGTCACGCGCATTGGCGCACGCGATGGCAAGACCATCATGTTCATGCGCACCAAGCACGGCGTCGACCGCCAGGCAAAGAAGCTGCGCCGCGCCGGCATCCCAGCGATGGGCTTGCATGGCGACAAGGGCCAAAACACCCGTACCACTACCCTGCAAGGCTTTGCTGACGGCAGCGTCTCCGTTCTAGTCGCCACCGATATTGCCGCGCGCGGCATCGACGTCCACGACGTCTCTCTGGTTGTTCACGTAGACCCACCAGCAGAGCACAAAGCATATTTGCACCGCGCCGGCCGCACCGCCCGCGCAGGCGAGGCAGGTACCGTGGTCACCTTGGTCATGGACGCCCAGCGCGACGAGGTGGACAAGCTCATCGCCAAGGCCGGCGTGGATGCCCAAAGCATCGATCTGACCAATGACGCCAGCCCAGCCCACAACCGCACCCTCGCCGCGATTACGGGCGCGCAGGCTCCCACCGGCGTGGCACTGCCGGAGCCAGGCCAGCAACAGCAGAAGAAGTCTTCCAAGCCCAAGGCTGCAAAACCCCGCAGCGGCGGAGGCCGAGGCGGCGCTTCGCGTGGCGGTTCTTCCCGCGGCGGTGCAACACTCTCCGGCAAGCGCGGCAATACCCCGCGAGGAAAGGGCTCGAAGGCGGGCGGAGGGGCATCGTCAAGCAATAAGCCTTCCCGCAGTAACAACTCGAGGCGACGCAGCTGGTAG
- a CDS encoding NAD(P)/FAD-dependent oxidoreductase — translation MTDAPFRPNGGRHHVVIIGAGLGGLTAARKLKGANVDVTLIDMKNHHLFQPMLYQVATGMISAGEIAPSTRQLLRNQDNANFVNAEVTDIDIKAQTVTAVNDEFTRVFEYDSLIVASGSGQSYFGNDHFAEFAPGMKTLDDALELRSRIIGAFEKAELTDDPKERERLLTFIIVGAGPTGVELTGQIAELANRTLTDAYSNYSTATAKIYLLDGAPQVLPPFGKRLGRKSQRALEKLGVDVRLNAMVTDVTEEAVTYKNMKDESVHELTGATKIWSAGVAASPLARLVGEQAGVEVDRAGRVSTNEDLTVGEYSNVYAIGDLMGLNRLPGLAQVAMQGGAHAAKLIAAKTDEESTANETEAFDYFDKGTMATISRGYAVVKMGKTEITGFIGWLAWLGLHVSYVTGFRNRLVTIINWFQNGFTRSRGNIEITKQQAYARNIINESKKQEVN, via the coding sequence ATGACTGATGCTCCATTTCGTCCAAACGGTGGCCGCCACCACGTCGTCATCATCGGTGCTGGCCTCGGTGGCCTGACTGCTGCTCGCAAGCTCAAGGGTGCCAACGTTGATGTCACCTTGATCGACATGAAGAACCACCACTTGTTCCAGCCAATGCTGTACCAGGTGGCCACCGGCATGATTTCCGCTGGCGAAATTGCCCCTTCCACCCGTCAGCTGCTGCGCAACCAGGACAACGCTAACTTCGTCAACGCAGAAGTAACTGACATTGATATCAAGGCTCAGACCGTGACCGCAGTGAATGATGAGTTCACCCGCGTCTTCGAGTATGACTCCCTCATCGTCGCTTCCGGCTCCGGCCAGTCCTACTTCGGCAACGACCACTTCGCTGAGTTCGCGCCAGGCATGAAGACTTTGGACGACGCTTTGGAGCTGCGTTCCCGCATCATCGGTGCTTTCGAGAAGGCAGAGCTTACCGATGACCCTAAGGAGCGCGAGCGCCTGTTGACCTTCATCATCGTGGGCGCTGGACCAACCGGTGTTGAGCTCACCGGCCAGATTGCTGAGTTGGCGAACCGCACTCTGACTGATGCTTACTCCAACTACTCCACCGCGACCGCAAAGATCTACCTGCTTGATGGTGCTCCTCAGGTTCTGCCACCATTCGGTAAGCGCTTGGGCCGCAAGTCCCAGCGTGCTCTGGAGAAGCTCGGCGTTGACGTTCGCCTGAACGCAATGGTTACCGACGTGACCGAAGAGGCTGTCACCTACAAGAACATGAAGGACGAGTCCGTTCATGAGCTAACCGGTGCAACCAAGATCTGGTCCGCTGGTGTTGCTGCTTCCCCACTGGCTCGCCTTGTTGGTGAGCAGGCTGGCGTTGAGGTCGACCGCGCTGGTCGTGTATCCACCAACGAAGACCTGACTGTTGGCGAGTACTCCAACGTCTACGCGATTGGTGACCTCATGGGTCTTAACCGCCTTCCTGGCCTGGCTCAGGTTGCAATGCAGGGTGGCGCTCACGCTGCCAAGCTCATCGCCGCAAAGACCGATGAAGAGTCCACCGCTAATGAGACCGAAGCATTCGATTACTTTGACAAGGGCACCATGGCGACCATCTCCCGCGGCTACGCCGTTGTGAAGATGGGCAAGACCGAGATCACCGGCTTTATCGGCTGGTTGGCTTGGTTGGGTCTGCACGTCAGCTACGTCACCGGTTTCCGCAACCGCCTGGTCACCATCATCAACTGGTTCCAGAACGGTTTCACCCGCTCCCGCGGCAACATCGAGATCACCAAGCAGCAGGCTTACGCCCGCAACATCATCAATGAATCCAAGAAGCAGGAAGTCAATTAA
- a CDS encoding HNH endonuclease signature motif containing protein has product MTGYNPTSRTQDPHSANAIIRDSIEHIRIGLINLQAAMHSVDTLKFHDIYLQFEELEELFGKKTFIDAAFAFLAERDDAGRMVSSSHATEYLIKRLGLSYGTAMDRLRNAQTIFGEDVKPDPGPEPTPQQDPEEPAVDEAVDEAADNAADEAAREQAEQAACEEREEREARQREADERAERENDAKARNREKIGTGSIPADVLSMIDYELKQLDRYAQPGTHELRAIAIDKAKKLSKTQLKNWLRSAVRKANANAVMPNGEKDHTALTKKREFIISKPDAEGMVSFRGKLDPTSAAILMKAMSPAARPGFDKEETGFEDNRSLTQRRADQLTQLCSNFMTSRHPDSGLSSIVVSATRQELENLSPNTLLPTDTGIFLTPLDLVRLGAAGSDFLCIMDDTDFQPLAFGRSKRTATLAQKIALIASEMVCSHDGCETAAMNCDVHHIVAWSFQGVTDLKNLTLRCRRHHGDNNDAQDFRRNMAHAARCPDTGRAGTQYPRTDGLKFNDSTAAQQSAHHKLKHQDPAEPEHPASSAHAESPPPGGAPGGPPGSSPPASRATSTPPEPSEEQTSLFTTA; this is encoded by the coding sequence ATGACCGGATATAACCCGACATCCCGCACTCAAGACCCTCATTCCGCTAACGCTATCATTCGCGATTCCATCGAACACATTCGCATCGGACTCATCAATCTGCAGGCAGCAATGCACTCCGTTGACACCTTGAAATTCCATGACATCTACCTCCAGTTCGAGGAATTGGAAGAGCTTTTTGGCAAAAAGACATTCATCGACGCAGCCTTCGCCTTCCTTGCCGAGCGCGATGATGCAGGCCGCATGGTCTCCTCCTCCCACGCCACCGAGTACCTCATCAAACGCTTGGGGCTTTCTTATGGCACCGCCATGGACCGTCTTCGCAATGCACAGACCATTTTCGGCGAGGATGTTAAGCCCGACCCAGGTCCGGAGCCAACGCCGCAGCAGGATCCGGAAGAGCCTGCTGTTGATGAGGCTGTTGACGAAGCAGCTGATAATGCGGCGGATGAAGCTGCGCGAGAACAAGCTGAACAGGCAGCGTGTGAGGAACGCGAAGAACGCGAGGCACGCCAGCGTGAGGCCGACGAGCGCGCCGAACGAGAGAATGACGCCAAGGCCCGCAACCGCGAAAAGATTGGAACCGGCTCCATTCCCGCCGATGTCTTGAGCATGATTGATTACGAGCTCAAGCAACTCGACCGTTACGCCCAGCCAGGAACACACGAACTGCGCGCCATAGCCATCGATAAGGCAAAGAAACTATCAAAGACCCAGCTGAAGAACTGGCTGCGTTCCGCAGTCCGCAAGGCTAACGCCAACGCAGTTATGCCCAACGGCGAGAAAGACCACACTGCGCTGACGAAAAAGCGCGAGTTCATCATCTCCAAGCCTGATGCCGAAGGCATGGTGTCTTTCCGCGGCAAGCTCGACCCAACCTCCGCCGCAATACTCATGAAGGCCATGTCCCCTGCGGCCCGTCCCGGCTTCGATAAGGAAGAGACAGGGTTCGAAGACAACCGCAGCCTGACTCAGCGCCGCGCGGACCAGCTCACCCAGCTGTGCTCCAACTTCATGACCAGCCGTCATCCTGACTCTGGACTGTCCAGCATCGTGGTCTCTGCAACGCGCCAAGAATTGGAAAACCTCTCCCCTAATACACTGCTGCCAACCGACACCGGAATCTTCCTCACCCCGCTGGACTTGGTCCGCTTGGGCGCTGCTGGCAGCGATTTCCTGTGCATCATGGATGACACAGACTTCCAGCCGCTGGCATTCGGACGCAGCAAGCGCACCGCTACGCTGGCGCAAAAGATTGCACTAATTGCCTCCGAAATGGTGTGCTCCCACGATGGCTGTGAGACCGCCGCAATGAACTGCGACGTCCACCATATCGTCGCCTGGAGCTTCCAAGGCGTCACGGACTTAAAGAACCTGACGCTACGATGCAGAAGGCACCACGGGGATAACAATGACGCCCAGGACTTCCGGCGCAACATGGCCCATGCAGCCCGCTGCCCCGATACCGGGCGGGCTGGAACGCAATATCCGCGCACTGACGGCCTTAAATTCAATGACTCAACGGCCGCGCAACAATCAGCGCACCACAAGCTCAAACATCAGGACCCTGCTGAGCCAGAACATCCAGCTAGTAGCGCACACGCCGAGTCCCCTCCTCCGGGAGGAGCACCTGGAGGTCCGCCGGGGAGTTCGCCGCCGGCTAGTCGAGCAACGAGCACACCGCCTGAACCTAGTGAAGAGCAGACCAGTCTCTTCACAACCGCCTAA
- a CDS encoding PaaI family thioesterase, with product MNPPNHSGEIRKKLDELLKIAHKRPLNQPELALLNENAIGFDATLGLRYTHITRGEVRAMVRVTPSLLQPWGLVNGGVYCSIAESVGSIAGVVQAGEVVVGVNNNTDFIKSVTNGIIEAHATPIQTGRRSQIWNIELRHEGKLVALSKLRTMTLG from the coding sequence ATGAACCCACCGAATCACAGCGGGGAGATCCGCAAAAAGTTGGATGAGCTGCTAAAAATCGCGCACAAGCGTCCTCTGAATCAGCCCGAGTTGGCGTTGCTTAATGAGAATGCAATTGGTTTTGATGCAACACTTGGCCTTCGCTATACGCATATAACTCGCGGCGAGGTGCGCGCCATGGTCCGCGTGACCCCGTCGTTGCTGCAACCGTGGGGCTTGGTTAACGGCGGCGTGTATTGCTCGATCGCGGAATCAGTGGGTTCCATCGCGGGTGTTGTCCAAGCCGGCGAGGTTGTCGTGGGCGTCAACAACAACACCGACTTCATCAAGTCAGTGACCAACGGCATCATTGAAGCGCATGCCACGCCAATTCAGACGGGTCGGCGCAGCCAGATTTGGAACATTGAACTACGCCACGAGGGCAAGCTTGTAGCCTTGTCCAAGCTGCGCACGATGACGCTTGGCTAA
- a CDS encoding VWA domain-containing protein, translating into MARHSNGKDNYKVAGWVIAVAIAVVVAIIALIIFLLSRGGDDVDNAADSAITSEAPAETQEDDAATERTYEEVTSEENEAEATSEAPETSETETPSEAPAAPSATASDTLILLDTSDGLAGQFEPVTGALANTARALAADGQSVALWNYSSPLNPGVTVGFRDNLGFGSGEDAANTITAFGTGGAPQSRSAVVAAVDTATDQAANTNAPVRVLLVTTGTDADMDDASFAQAYGQAAGNNVELSVVHVGPGEPDSAIEGVASSFTAVDGNDSTAVADALKAAAGA; encoded by the coding sequence ATGGCTCGGCACTCAAACGGAAAAGACAATTACAAGGTCGCAGGCTGGGTCATTGCTGTGGCCATTGCCGTGGTAGTCGCCATAATTGCGCTTATCATCTTCCTTCTCAGCCGCGGCGGCGACGACGTCGATAACGCTGCTGATTCCGCCATTACTTCTGAGGCACCCGCGGAGACTCAAGAAGACGACGCCGCCACAGAGCGCACCTATGAGGAAGTCACTTCCGAAGAGAACGAGGCTGAGGCAACGTCCGAGGCGCCTGAGACTTCCGAGACTGAGACTCCGTCTGAAGCGCCCGCTGCGCCTTCCGCCACCGCTTCTGACACTCTGATCCTGCTGGATACTTCCGACGGCCTAGCCGGGCAATTTGAGCCTGTTACCGGCGCTCTTGCCAACACCGCGCGGGCCCTAGCTGCCGATGGCCAATCCGTCGCCCTGTGGAACTACTCGTCGCCGCTTAACCCTGGTGTGACCGTGGGCTTCCGCGACAACCTGGGCTTTGGCAGCGGCGAGGATGCCGCCAACACCATCACCGCTTTCGGCACTGGCGGTGCGCCGCAGTCCCGCTCCGCAGTCGTGGCAGCGGTCGATACTGCAACCGATCAGGCGGCGAACACCAATGCGCCAGTACGCGTCCTGCTAGTCACCACCGGAACCGACGCTGACATGGATGACGCTTCCTTCGCCCAGGCTTACGGGCAGGCAGCTGGCAATAATGTGGAGCTCTCAGTCGTGCACGTCGGACCTGGTGAACCAGATAGCGCAATTGAGGGTGTTGCTTCCTCCTTCACAGCTGTCGATGGCAACGATTCCACCGCCGTCGCTGATGCTCTGAAGGCAGCCGCCGGCGCCTAA
- the gndA gene encoding NADP-dependent phosphogluconate dehydrogenase: MSETTDRAHIGVVGLAVMGSNLARNFARNGNTVAVYNRSPERTRALIEDHGSEGNFIPSETVEDFVASLERPRKAIIMVQAGPATDAVINQLADAMDDGDIIIDGGNALYTDTIRREKEMAERNRHFVGAGISGGEEGALNGPSIMPGGPAESWKTLGPILESIAAVVDGVPCVTHIGPDGAGHFVKMVHNGIEYADMQVIGEAYQLLRYGAGMEPAEIAEVFKEWNSGDLDSYLIEITAEVLATTDPDTGKPLVDVIVDAAGQKGTGRWTAIGGLEFGIPITAIAEAVFARALSSSADQRTAAQEGELPAGTAVDLEGLGTSREDFIEDVRRALYASKLIAYSQGFDLIKAGSDEHNWDVDPRDLATIWRGGCIIRAKFLDRIREAYDTNPALPALILDPYFKGELSDLIDPWRRVVIAATQLGLPAPVFASSLSYYDSLRASRLPAALVQGQRDYFGAHTFKRMDKEGTYHIEWSDDRSITKMD; this comes from the coding sequence ATGAGTGAAACTACTGATCGTGCCCACATTGGTGTTGTCGGATTGGCAGTTATGGGAAGCAACTTAGCCCGTAACTTTGCCCGAAATGGCAACACCGTCGCCGTGTATAACCGCAGCCCTGAGCGCACCCGCGCGCTGATTGAAGATCACGGTTCCGAAGGCAATTTCATCCCTTCCGAAACCGTTGAGGACTTCGTCGCTTCCCTGGAGCGCCCACGCAAGGCCATCATCATGGTCCAGGCTGGTCCCGCGACGGATGCCGTGATCAACCAGCTGGCTGACGCTATGGATGATGGTGACATCATCATTGACGGCGGCAACGCCTTGTACACCGACACCATCCGCCGTGAGAAGGAAATGGCGGAGCGCAACCGCCACTTCGTCGGCGCTGGCATCTCTGGCGGCGAAGAGGGCGCGCTGAACGGTCCTTCCATCATGCCTGGTGGCCCGGCCGAGTCCTGGAAGACCTTGGGCCCAATCCTGGAGTCCATCGCTGCTGTGGTTGATGGCGTTCCTTGTGTGACCCACATCGGTCCTGATGGCGCCGGCCACTTTGTGAAGATGGTCCACAACGGCATTGAGTACGCTGACATGCAGGTCATCGGAGAGGCTTACCAGCTGCTGCGCTACGGCGCTGGCATGGAGCCAGCTGAAATTGCTGAGGTGTTCAAGGAATGGAACTCCGGCGACCTGGATTCCTACCTCATCGAAATCACCGCTGAGGTCCTGGCCACCACCGATCCGGACACTGGCAAACCACTTGTCGATGTCATCGTGGACGCCGCCGGCCAAAAGGGCACCGGCCGCTGGACCGCTATCGGCGGCCTCGAGTTCGGCATCCCAATCACCGCTATCGCAGAAGCTGTCTTTGCACGTGCACTGTCCTCTTCCGCTGACCAGCGCACCGCTGCGCAGGAAGGCGAGCTGCCAGCTGGTACCGCTGTTGATCTCGAGGGCCTGGGCACCAGCCGCGAGGACTTCATCGAGGACGTTCGCCGTGCGCTCTACGCCTCCAAGCTGATTGCATACTCCCAGGGCTTCGACCTGATCAAGGCTGGCTCCGATGAGCACAACTGGGACGTTGACCCACGCGACTTGGCCACCATCTGGCGCGGCGGCTGCATCATCCGCGCAAAGTTCCTGGATCGCATCCGCGAGGCATATGACACTAACCCAGCGTTGCCAGCACTGATTTTGGATCCTTACTTCAAGGGTGAGTTGTCCGACCTCATCGATCCATGGCGACGCGTGGTCATCGCCGCAACCCAGCTGGGTCTGCCAGCACCAGTCTTTGCGTCTTCACTCTCCTACTACGACTCCCTGCGCGCATCCCGCCTGCCAGCGGCATTGGTTCAGGGTCAGCGTGACTACTTCGGTGCACACACCTTCAAGCGTATGGATAAGGAAGGCACCTATCACATCGAGTGGTCCGATGACCGCTCCATTACCAAGATGGATTAA
- the corA gene encoding magnesium/cobalt transporter CorA: protein MPAVPSPFRPRKPKVEPPSQSKMNVPVERAIEHCRVFVDGEALPGEYTVNSALEAVEEYGRGFVWVGLVEPVEHQMTRVAEQFGIHELIVEDAVLAHQRPKLERYDDQLFVVARSVNYRDSDEVTDRRDVISTGEVQMLMGKNFLITVCHKAKLPNLAYTVADEQSLVEIGPVAMVWKILDMLVDRYSEISALLAVEVDEIEEEVFEPGVKFDVNRIYLYKREILEMKHAIEPLSAALKSLVENNKDLIDKQIRSYLRDVNDHQSVVKDHIQSFDERLSSLLDVSVAKVSMQQNTDMRTISAVVGMAAVPTLIAGIYGMNFDNMPELHLEYGYYISIAFMVITVGAIFWWFRKNNWL, encoded by the coding sequence ATGCCCGCTGTACCGTCGCCGTTTAGGCCGCGCAAGCCAAAGGTTGAGCCTCCTTCACAGTCCAAGATGAACGTGCCCGTTGAGCGCGCGATCGAACACTGCCGCGTCTTTGTCGACGGTGAAGCATTGCCCGGCGAATACACGGTTAACTCAGCGCTGGAAGCCGTTGAAGAATACGGCCGTGGCTTCGTCTGGGTCGGCCTTGTTGAGCCCGTTGAGCACCAGATGACGCGCGTCGCTGAGCAATTCGGCATCCACGAACTGATTGTTGAAGACGCCGTCTTGGCGCACCAGCGCCCCAAGCTGGAGCGCTATGACGATCAGCTTTTCGTGGTCGCACGCTCAGTAAACTACCGCGACTCCGATGAGGTGACGGACCGCCGTGACGTCATCTCCACGGGTGAGGTGCAGATGCTCATGGGCAAAAACTTCCTCATCACTGTCTGCCACAAGGCGAAGCTACCCAACTTGGCGTACACCGTCGCTGATGAGCAGTCGCTTGTGGAAATCGGCCCCGTTGCTATGGTCTGGAAGATTCTGGATATGTTGGTGGACCGCTACTCAGAGATTTCCGCGCTGCTAGCAGTCGAGGTCGATGAAATTGAAGAAGAAGTCTTCGAGCCCGGCGTGAAGTTCGACGTCAACCGCATCTACCTCTATAAGCGCGAGATTCTAGAGATGAAGCACGCTATTGAGCCGCTGTCTGCTGCCTTGAAGTCGCTGGTTGAAAACAACAAGGACCTCATCGACAAGCAAATCCGCTCCTACCTCCGCGATGTCAACGACCACCAATCAGTGGTCAAAGACCACATCCAAAGCTTCGATGAACGCCTTTCTTCACTTCTCGATGTCTCCGTGGCCAAAGTCTCCATGCAGCAAAACACCGACATGCGCACCATCTCAGCCGTGGTTGGCATGGCTGCCGTGCCCACGCTCATCGCGGGTATTTACGGCATGAACTTCGACAACATGCCCGAGCTGCACTTGGAATACGGCTACTACATTTCCATTGCATTCATGGTCATCACCGTCGGCGCCATCTTCTGGTGGTTCCGCAAAAACAACTGGTTGTAG